One window of Vibrio sinaloensis genomic DNA carries:
- the era gene encoding GTPase Era → MTDSTDNNDFDIDAFFSSNNEQPSSPENQHCGFVAIVGRPNVGKSTLLNRILGQKISITSRKPQTTRHRIMGVDTEGDYQAIYVDTPGLHIEEKRAINRLMNRAANSSLSDVNLVLFLVDGTHWTADDEMVLTKLQKSNFPVVLCVNKVDNVADRNEVMLHMMEMSKKMDFVDVVPISAKHGKNIDVLRKHVREHLPKATHHFPEEYVTDRSQRFMASEIVREKLMRFTGEELPYSVTVEIERFDYNPDTDGFHINALILVERSGQKKMVIGKGGEKIKTIGREARLDMEELFGRKVYLETWVKVKSGWADDERALRSLGYIDDL, encoded by the coding sequence ATGACTGATTCAACGGATAACAACGATTTTGATATCGACGCGTTTTTCTCGTCGAACAACGAACAGCCTAGCTCTCCAGAAAACCAGCATTGTGGTTTTGTGGCGATTGTTGGCCGTCCTAATGTGGGTAAGTCGACCTTACTGAACCGTATCCTCGGGCAGAAAATTTCGATCACCTCACGTAAACCGCAGACCACGCGTCACCGTATTATGGGTGTCGATACCGAAGGCGACTATCAAGCGATTTATGTTGATACTCCTGGTCTGCACATTGAAGAGAAGCGTGCCATCAACCGCTTGATGAACCGCGCCGCGAACTCATCACTGAGCGATGTGAACTTGGTACTATTTTTGGTTGATGGAACCCATTGGACAGCAGACGATGAGATGGTGCTCACTAAGCTGCAGAAGTCGAACTTCCCAGTCGTGTTGTGTGTCAATAAAGTTGATAACGTTGCCGACCGCAACGAAGTGATGCTGCACATGATGGAGATGTCGAAAAAGATGGACTTCGTCGATGTGGTGCCTATTTCTGCGAAACACGGTAAGAATATCGATGTGCTACGCAAACACGTGCGAGAGCATCTGCCTAAAGCGACGCACCACTTCCCGGAAGAGTACGTCACCGATCGCTCACAGCGTTTTATGGCCTCTGAAATTGTGCGTGAAAAACTGATGCGTTTTACCGGTGAAGAGTTGCCTTATTCGGTGACGGTTGAAATCGAACGTTTTGATTACAACCCAGACACAGACGGCTTCCACATCAATGCGTTGATTTTGGTCGAACGCAGCGGACAGAAGAAAATGGTCATCGGAAAAGGCGGTGAAAAAATCAAAACCATTGGCCGCGAGGCGCGTCTAGATATGGAAGAGTTGTTTGGCCGTAAGGTGTACCTAGAAACCTGGGTGAAAGTGAAATCAGGTTGGGCAGACGATGAGCGTGCACTGCGTTCACTGGGATACATCGACGATCTTTAA
- the recO gene encoding DNA repair protein RecO has product MSSEGLQRCFVLHRRPYSESSLILDVFSEEYGRVTLMSKGARSKRSNLKGALQPFTPLLLKWSGNSSMKTLRQAEPISLGLPLTGINLYSAMYVNELLGRVLMAEVAMPALFHDYLHALTELAQSDNPEPALRRFELALLSALGYGVDFMHCAGTGEPIDPNMTYRYREQKGFIASVRHDNLTFVGDELIAISERRFTTKEQLKAAKRFTRIALKPYLGGKPLKSRELFLSMIPKRSIGK; this is encoded by the coding sequence ATGTCATCAGAAGGCTTACAGCGCTGCTTTGTGCTGCACAGGCGACCGTACAGCGAGTCGAGCCTGATCTTGGATGTCTTTAGCGAAGAGTATGGCCGTGTGACCTTGATGTCGAAAGGGGCACGCAGTAAGCGATCCAACTTAAAAGGGGCGCTACAACCTTTTACCCCTTTGTTGCTCAAGTGGTCCGGCAACAGCTCGATGAAAACCCTCAGGCAGGCAGAGCCCATCAGTTTGGGATTGCCTCTGACCGGGATTAACCTCTATTCAGCCATGTATGTCAATGAGTTACTGGGTCGGGTGCTGATGGCGGAAGTGGCGATGCCTGCTCTGTTTCATGACTATTTGCATGCTCTGACTGAGCTGGCTCAAAGTGACAACCCAGAGCCGGCACTGCGCCGGTTTGAGCTCGCGCTATTGTCGGCGCTGGGTTATGGGGTCGACTTTATGCACTGCGCTGGAACGGGAGAGCCGATTGACCCTAACATGACCTATCGCTATCGAGAACAGAAAGGTTTTATCGCATCGGTGCGCCATGACAATCTGACCTTTGTCGGTGACGAACTGATTGCTATTAGCGAGCGTCGCTTTACAACAAAAGAGCAACTTAAAGCGGCAAAACGCTTTACACGTATAGCCTTAAAGCCGTATCTTGGCGGCAAACCATTAAAAAGCAGGGAACTCTTTCTTAGTATGATTCCCAAACGGAGTATTGGAAAATGA
- the pdxJ gene encoding pyridoxine 5'-phosphate synthase encodes MSSIYLGVNIDHIATLRNARGTKYPDPVHAAEIAERAGADGITIHLREDRRHIKDRDVRILRETLQTRMNLEMAVTDEMVEIALKTKPEYVCLVPEKREELTTEGGLDVAGHLDKVKAATQRLAEAGIKVSLFIDADREQIDAAKACGAPFIELHTGHYADAETELDQQNELKKIAAGASYAADLGITVNAGHGLTYHNVAPIAAIPEIFELNIGHSIIGRAVFDGLEKAVADMKAIMVEARR; translated from the coding sequence ATGAGCTCAATTTACCTAGGTGTAAACATCGACCATATCGCGACACTGCGCAATGCACGTGGGACTAAGTATCCTGACCCAGTTCATGCGGCTGAGATTGCTGAGCGTGCCGGCGCGGATGGAATCACAATCCACCTTCGTGAAGATCGTCGTCATATCAAAGATCGCGATGTACGTATTCTACGTGAAACGCTGCAAACACGAATGAACTTAGAGATGGCCGTCACCGACGAAATGGTCGAAATTGCGCTGAAGACAAAGCCCGAGTACGTTTGCTTAGTGCCAGAAAAGCGTGAAGAGCTGACCACTGAAGGCGGTTTGGATGTAGCAGGGCACTTAGACAAAGTGAAAGCGGCAACCCAACGGCTGGCAGAGGCGGGCATCAAGGTGTCGCTATTTATCGATGCGGATCGTGAACAGATTGATGCGGCTAAAGCGTGTGGTGCGCCATTTATTGAGTTGCACACCGGTCACTATGCCGACGCCGAAACTGAGCTGGATCAGCAAAATGAACTCAAGAAGATTGCTGCCGGCGCAAGCTATGCAGCGGATCTTGGTATTACCGTCAATGCAGGTCATGGCCTGACTTACCATAATGTCGCACCGATTGCTGCGATTCCTGAGATCTTTGAGCTCAACATCGGCCACTCTATTATTGGTCGTGCGGTGTTTGATGGGCTTGAAAAAGCCGTGGCGGATATGAAAGCCATTATGGTTGAAGCGCGTCGTTAA
- the rnc gene encoding ribonuclease III, whose product MNSPIAKLEKRLGYQFNDAELISLALTHRSANGKHNERLEFLGDSILSFVIADDLYHRFPKVNEGDMSRMRATLVRGNTLAELGREFELGDHLKLGPGELKSGGFRRDSILADAVEAIIGAIYLDSDIEVVRGIILSWYQTRLDAIKPGVSQKDPKTRLQEFLQGRRKPLPAYTVTNIKGEAHNQEFTVSCDVAGIGQPVIGKGTSRRKAEQAAAELALEQLTND is encoded by the coding sequence ATGAATTCTCCTATTGCAAAACTAGAGAAAAGGCTCGGCTATCAGTTTAATGATGCAGAGCTGATCAGTTTAGCGCTGACACATCGTAGCGCTAATGGAAAACATAACGAACGTCTTGAATTTCTGGGCGATTCAATTTTAAGTTTTGTCATTGCTGATGATCTTTATCACCGTTTCCCCAAAGTTAATGAGGGCGACATGAGCCGTATGCGCGCGACATTAGTTCGTGGTAATACGCTCGCAGAACTAGGTCGTGAATTCGAACTAGGAGATCACTTAAAATTAGGTCCAGGTGAATTAAAAAGCGGTGGTTTCCGTCGTGATTCCATTCTCGCTGACGCGGTGGAAGCGATCATCGGTGCCATCTATCTCGATAGCGATATCGAGGTGGTCAGAGGCATTATTTTGAGCTGGTACCAGACGCGCTTAGATGCGATTAAGCCTGGTGTTTCGCAAAAAGATCCTAAAACACGCTTGCAGGAATTTTTGCAAGGGCGAAGAAAACCACTGCCCGCTTACACAGTGACTAATATTAAAGGTGAAGCACACAACCAAGAGTTTACGGTTTCGTGTGATGTAGCAGGTATTGGACAACCTGTTATTGGTAAAGGCACCAGCCGCCGCAAGGCAGAACAAGCGGCTGCAGAATTAGCACTAGAGCAATTGACCAATGACTGA
- the acpS gene encoding holo-ACP synthase — MAIVGLGTDIAEIERVEKALARSGEPFAKRILTEAEWSRFSEIKQQGRFLAKRFAAKEAASKALGTGIAAGVTFQDFEVTNDEFGKPLLSLSGQAQHIAEQQQVASIHLSISDERHYAVATVILES, encoded by the coding sequence ATGGCGATCGTCGGCTTAGGAACGGATATTGCTGAAATCGAGCGAGTGGAGAAAGCCCTCGCTCGTAGTGGTGAGCCGTTTGCCAAACGTATTTTGACCGAGGCCGAATGGTCTAGGTTCAGTGAAATTAAGCAGCAAGGGCGTTTTCTTGCTAAACGCTTTGCCGCTAAAGAGGCTGCGTCTAAAGCGCTTGGCACCGGGATTGCTGCTGGAGTGACCTTTCAGGACTTTGAAGTCACCAATGACGAGTTTGGCAAACCCTTGTTGAGCTTATCTGGGCAAGCACAGCATATCGCCGAGCAACAGCAGGTGGCGAGTATTCACCTGTCTATCTCAGACGAGCGCCACTACGCAGTGGCGACGGTAATCTTAGAGAGTTAA
- the lepA gene encoding translation elongation factor 4 — MKHIRNFSIIAHIDHGKSTLSDRLIQVCGGLSDREMAAQVLDSMDLERERGITIKSQSVTLNYTAKDGETYQLNFIDTPGHVDFAYEVSRSLAACEGALLVVDAGQGVEAQTLANCYTAIEMDLEVVPILNKIDLPAADPERVAEEIEEIVGIDAMEATRCSAKTGLGVDDVLENIVSAIPAPEGDPDGPLQALIIDSWFDNYLGVVSLVRIKNGQLKKNDKIKVMSTGQVWGVDRLGIFTPKQVDTDILRTGEVGWVVCGIKDILGAPVGDTLTLAKNGCDKPLPGFKKVKPQVYAGLFPVSSDDYENFRDALGKLSLNDASLFYEPENSAALGFGFRCGFLGMLHMEIIQERLEREYDLDLITTAPTVVYEVEETNGNILYVDSPAKLPAVNDIEEIREPIARCNILVPSEYLGNVITLCVEKRGVQVDMVYHGNQVAVTYDIPMAEVVLDFFDRLKSTSRGYASLDYNFQRFEASKMVRVDVLLNGDTVDALAMITHKDQAQTRGRQLVEKMKEFIPRQMFDIAIQAAIGNHIIARSTVKQLRKNVIAKCYGGDVSRKKKLLKKQKEGKKRMKQIGNVELPQEAFLAILHVGKD; from the coding sequence ATGAAGCACATTCGTAACTTTTCGATTATCGCCCACATCGACCATGGTAAGTCGACCCTATCAGACCGTTTGATCCAAGTATGTGGTGGATTAAGCGACCGTGAAATGGCCGCACAGGTTCTAGACTCAATGGATCTAGAGCGTGAGCGTGGTATCACCATCAAATCACAGAGTGTGACGCTAAACTACACCGCCAAAGATGGTGAAACGTATCAGCTCAACTTCATCGATACTCCTGGACACGTAGACTTCGCCTACGAAGTTTCTCGCTCTCTAGCTGCGTGTGAAGGAGCGTTACTCGTGGTTGACGCGGGGCAGGGTGTTGAGGCTCAAACTCTTGCTAACTGTTACACGGCGATCGAAATGGATCTTGAGGTTGTGCCAATCTTGAACAAGATTGACCTACCCGCAGCCGATCCAGAGCGTGTCGCGGAAGAAATTGAAGAAATCGTTGGTATCGATGCAATGGAAGCAACCCGCTGTTCTGCGAAGACAGGCCTAGGTGTTGATGACGTTCTAGAAAACATCGTATCCGCAATCCCAGCGCCAGAAGGTGATCCGGATGGCCCGTTACAGGCGCTGATTATTGACTCTTGGTTCGATAACTACCTAGGTGTTGTGTCATTGGTGCGCATCAAAAATGGTCAGTTGAAGAAGAACGACAAGATCAAAGTGATGAGTACTGGCCAGGTTTGGGGTGTTGACCGTCTTGGTATCTTTACACCAAAACAGGTGGATACCGATATCTTGCGTACTGGCGAAGTAGGCTGGGTCGTGTGTGGTATCAAAGACATTCTAGGCGCCCCGGTTGGTGATACGCTGACGCTGGCGAAGAACGGTTGTGATAAGCCCCTGCCTGGCTTTAAGAAAGTGAAGCCGCAGGTCTATGCAGGTTTGTTCCCGGTATCCTCTGATGATTACGAGAACTTCCGTGATGCTCTGGGTAAGCTTAGCCTCAATGATGCATCACTCTTCTACGAACCAGAAAACTCAGCGGCACTGGGTTTTGGTTTCCGCTGTGGCTTCCTTGGTATGCTGCACATGGAAATCATTCAAGAGCGATTAGAGCGTGAATACGATCTTGATCTGATCACTACCGCACCGACCGTAGTGTATGAAGTGGAAGAGACTAACGGCAACATTCTGTATGTCGATAGTCCGGCTAAACTTCCTGCCGTGAATGATATTGAAGAAATTCGTGAGCCTATCGCTCGCTGTAATATCCTAGTCCCTTCTGAGTACCTAGGTAACGTAATTACCCTGTGTGTCGAGAAACGTGGCGTTCAGGTTGACATGGTTTATCACGGCAACCAAGTGGCGGTGACCTACGATATTCCAATGGCAGAAGTGGTACTCGACTTCTTCGACCGTCTGAAATCGACGTCTCGTGGTTACGCATCACTTGATTACAACTTCCAGCGTTTTGAAGCGTCTAAGATGGTTCGTGTTGATGTCTTGCTTAACGGCGACACCGTTGATGCACTGGCGATGATTACTCACAAAGATCAGGCCCAGACTCGTGGTCGTCAGTTGGTCGAGAAGATGAAAGAGTTTATTCCTCGTCAGATGTTCGACATTGCTATTCAGGCGGCGATCGGTAACCACATTATCGCTCGTTCAACCGTAAAACAGCTACGTAAGAACGTAATTGCCAAATGTTACGGTGGTGACGTGAGCCGTAAGAAGAAACTACTGAAGAAGCAGAAAGAAGGTAAAAAACGTATGAAGCAGATCGGTAACGTTGAGCTGCCTCAAGAAGCCTTCCTAGCAATCCTTCACGTAGGAAAAGATTAA
- the lepB gene encoding signal peptidase I translates to MANTFSLILVIVTLVTGVVWVLEKLVFAKKRQQKVADVEAQTNGLDAALVEKVKTQPWWIENSVSIFPVIAAVLVLRSFIYEPFQIPSGSMMPTLLVGDFILVEKYAYGLKDPVWRTQLVETGKPERGDIVVFKYPPQPSIDYIKRVVGLPGDTVRYNSKKEICIQSAGDSTCQPVKLSNVEESQFIQNGIPMIQLDEKLGEVGHQILVNPLRRDRVELYQPRNGVNEWVVPQGQYFVMGDNRDNSADSRYWGFVPEANLVGKAVAIWISFEFERDSDSVLPSWIPTGVRFNRIGGIN, encoded by the coding sequence ATGGCGAATACATTTTCACTCATCCTAGTCATCGTAACCTTAGTAACCGGCGTGGTCTGGGTACTAGAAAAGTTGGTGTTTGCTAAAAAGCGCCAGCAAAAGGTGGCGGACGTTGAGGCGCAAACGAATGGTTTAGATGCCGCACTGGTCGAGAAAGTGAAGACGCAACCTTGGTGGATCGAGAACAGTGTGTCCATTTTCCCGGTGATTGCTGCGGTATTGGTATTGCGCTCTTTTATTTATGAGCCGTTTCAAATACCGTCAGGCTCAATGATGCCCACCTTACTGGTCGGGGATTTTATCTTAGTTGAGAAATACGCTTATGGCTTGAAAGATCCGGTATGGCGAACTCAATTGGTTGAAACCGGCAAGCCTGAGCGTGGTGACATTGTTGTGTTTAAATACCCGCCACAACCAAGTATTGACTACATTAAACGCGTCGTAGGGCTTCCGGGCGACACCGTACGCTACAACAGCAAAAAAGAGATCTGCATTCAGTCTGCCGGCGACAGTACATGCCAACCGGTCAAACTATCGAATGTGGAAGAGAGCCAATTTATCCAAAATGGTATCCCAATGATTCAGTTGGATGAAAAATTGGGAGAGGTGGGCCATCAAATCTTGGTCAATCCACTTCGTCGTGACCGTGTTGAGCTTTATCAGCCACGTAATGGTGTCAATGAGTGGGTAGTACCACAAGGTCAGTACTTTGTGATGGGCGATAACCGTGACAATAGTGCAGACAGTCGCTACTGGGGCTTTGTTCCAGAAGCTAACCTAGTCGGAAAAGCCGTGGCTATCTGGATAAGCTTTGAGTTTGAACGAGATAGCGACAGCGTGCTACCGTCTTGGATCCCAACTGGTGTTAGGTTTAACCGCATCGGTGGTATTAACTAA
- the barA gene encoding two-component sensor histidine kinase BarA: MTRYGLRARVITLTLAPTLIIGLLLSAFFSFNRYHDLETQVVNSGLNIIEPLAIASEDGLKNNSRESVRRIISYAHRKNSKFVRSIAVFDYSHELFVTSNFHPNFELLTFPKDAPIPMLVSSDLDKNTLILRAPIIAESGVVATMRGQNANPALGYVAIELDLSSLRLQQYQEIFSACLVLLIGLGLSAMFAYRLMHDVTRPISHMKNMVDRIRRGHLDVRIEGKMHGELDSLKNGINAMAVSLSEYHVEMQHSIDQATSDLRETLEQLEIQNVELDIAKKRAQEAARVKSEFLANMSHELRTPLNGVIGFTRQMLKTTLTNSQTDYLQTIEKSAKNLLNIINDILDFSKLEAGKLALENIPFDFQGSLEEVVSLQATSAHEKGLELTLKIDPKIPPGLVGDPLRIQQVLTNLVGNSIKFTERGNIDISVELRSQRDDLIELQFMVRDTGIGISERQQSQLFQAFSQADASISRRYGGTGLGLVITQKLVSQMGGEISLTSRLHQGSTFWFTLRLSATDMPVSELLETQSLRQRSLLLVEPNMQAASVIQQTLAQEGLVVTYRSSLPEEVEHYDYVLLNLAPNRDNDTASVEAWVEHALHCAAHVVVGTPSTALALSDHLIQKYPIHCITKPLSRRKLLQTLVANQERVPLLEPLPEQSETLPLTVMAVDDNPANLKLISALLQERVERVITCTNGVDAVQQAQTQKFDIVLMDIQMPHMDGVTACNQIKQTALNAETPVIAVTAHAMSGERDRLLNAGMDDYLTKPIEEHILQQVLMHWSPHISQQALQKLDISSAQMDIPADETAVNNERNTMIIDWQAALKQSANKEDLARDMLQMLVDYIPEVNAMVEGALEDEHCDIEQLIHYVHKLHGSSSYCGVPRLKSVCAAIEKALRSGATIEEIEPELFELQDEMEKVVASAKPYLES, encoded by the coding sequence ATGACCAGATATGGCTTGCGCGCTCGCGTAATTACTCTCACTTTAGCTCCAACCCTGATCATTGGATTGCTTTTGAGTGCATTTTTCTCGTTTAATCGCTATCACGACCTCGAGACCCAAGTCGTCAATTCTGGCTTGAACATTATTGAACCGCTCGCCATTGCCAGCGAAGACGGCCTGAAGAACAATAGTCGCGAATCAGTGCGTCGCATTATCAGCTATGCGCACCGCAAAAACTCTAAGTTCGTACGCAGTATTGCTGTGTTCGATTACAGTCATGAACTGTTCGTCACCTCCAACTTTCACCCAAACTTTGAGCTTCTGACTTTTCCTAAAGATGCGCCGATTCCGATGCTGGTTAGCTCTGATTTAGATAAGAACACCCTTATTTTACGCGCACCGATCATTGCAGAATCGGGCGTTGTCGCGACCATGCGAGGACAAAACGCCAACCCTGCGCTCGGTTATGTTGCCATTGAGCTGGATCTCTCATCACTGCGCTTACAGCAGTATCAAGAGATATTCTCGGCGTGCTTGGTGCTGTTAATTGGCTTGGGATTATCAGCGATGTTTGCCTATCGGCTAATGCACGACGTTACCCGCCCCATCTCACATATGAAAAATATGGTCGACCGAATTCGCCGAGGTCATTTGGACGTGCGAATAGAAGGCAAAATGCACGGAGAGCTGGACTCGCTGAAAAATGGTATCAACGCGATGGCGGTCTCGTTGTCGGAATACCACGTCGAAATGCAGCACAGTATCGATCAGGCGACCTCCGACCTACGAGAAACATTGGAGCAGCTCGAAATCCAAAACGTCGAGCTCGATATCGCGAAAAAGCGCGCTCAGGAAGCAGCGCGTGTTAAATCTGAGTTTCTTGCCAACATGTCGCACGAGCTGCGTACTCCTCTGAATGGCGTGATTGGCTTTACTCGTCAGATGCTCAAAACCACCTTGACCAATAGCCAAACAGACTATCTACAGACCATCGAAAAATCCGCCAAGAACTTACTCAATATCATTAATGATATTCTCGACTTCTCTAAGCTAGAGGCCGGCAAGCTCGCGTTGGAGAATATCCCGTTCGACTTCCAAGGCTCTCTCGAAGAAGTAGTAAGCCTGCAAGCCACCAGCGCGCATGAAAAAGGGTTAGAGCTGACCCTGAAGATAGATCCAAAGATCCCGCCAGGTTTAGTTGGCGACCCACTGCGAATTCAGCAAGTATTGACCAACCTAGTGGGTAACTCGATTAAGTTTACCGAACGCGGCAACATCGATATCAGTGTAGAGCTGCGCTCCCAGCGTGATGATTTGATCGAACTGCAATTTATGGTGCGCGATACAGGGATCGGCATTTCTGAGCGCCAACAATCACAGCTGTTCCAAGCCTTTAGTCAAGCCGATGCCAGCATCTCACGCCGTTACGGCGGTACTGGTTTGGGCTTGGTTATTACTCAAAAACTGGTTAGCCAAATGGGCGGTGAGATCAGTTTAACCAGTCGTCTGCACCAAGGCTCGACGTTCTGGTTTACTCTGCGCTTAAGTGCCACTGATATGCCAGTCAGCGAATTACTGGAGACACAATCTCTACGTCAGCGCAGTTTGCTTCTGGTTGAACCCAACATGCAAGCGGCCTCGGTGATACAGCAAACGCTAGCGCAAGAAGGGCTGGTTGTCACCTATCGCTCCTCACTGCCAGAAGAGGTCGAACATTATGACTACGTGCTGCTCAATCTAGCGCCGAATCGAGACAACGATACCGCAAGCGTTGAAGCTTGGGTTGAACATGCGCTGCACTGCGCCGCCCATGTGGTGGTCGGCACCCCAAGTACCGCTCTGGCGTTGTCAGATCATCTGATTCAGAAATACCCAATTCACTGTATTACCAAGCCATTGTCGCGCCGCAAGTTGCTGCAAACACTCGTGGCCAATCAAGAGAGAGTTCCGCTGTTAGAGCCACTTCCTGAGCAAAGTGAGACCCTACCGCTCACCGTGATGGCCGTGGACGATAACCCAGCTAACCTCAAACTGATTAGCGCCTTGCTCCAAGAGCGTGTTGAACGGGTCATCACCTGTACCAATGGTGTGGATGCGGTGCAGCAAGCGCAAACACAAAAGTTTGATATCGTGTTGATGGATATTCAGATGCCACACATGGATGGGGTGACTGCGTGTAATCAGATCAAACAAACCGCGCTCAACGCCGAAACTCCGGTGATCGCGGTAACGGCGCATGCAATGAGTGGTGAACGGGATCGCTTACTCAATGCCGGGATGGACGACTACTTAACCAAGCCAATTGAAGAGCATATCTTGCAACAAGTCTTGATGCACTGGAGCCCTCATATTAGTCAACAAGCGCTGCAGAAGCTCGATATCAGCTCAGCGCAAATGGACATCCCCGCTGATGAAACCGCAGTGAATAACGAGCGCAACACCATGATTATCGATTGGCAAGCCGCTTTGAAGCAGTCAGCCAACAAAGAGGATTTGGCTCGCGATATGTTGCAGATGCTGGTGGACTACATTCCAGAAGTCAACGCTATGGTTGAAGGCGCGTTGGAAGATGAGCATTGTGATATCGAACAGTTGATTCACTACGTGCATAAGTTGCATGGTAGCAGCTCCTACTGCGGCGTGCCTCGATTAAAAAGTGTCTGTGCCGCGATTGAAAAAGCGCTGCGTTCAGGTGCTACTATTGAAGAGATCGAGCCCGAGCTATTCGAGCTACAAGATGAAATGGAAAAGGTTGTCGCCAGTGCGAAACCTTATTTAGAGAGCTAA